Sequence from the Sanguibacter keddieii DSM 10542 genome:
GCAGCCCGCACCCCTGGGTGAGCGACGGGGCCTCACGAGGTCGAGCACCGCGACCGACGTCGCCCTCGTGGCGACCTTCGCGGCACTGCTCGCGGTCTGCTCCTTCCTCAGCATCGGCATCGGTCCGGTGCCCATCACCCTGCAGACCTTCGCGGTGCTGCTCTGCGGCGCGGTCCTCGGTCCGTGGCGCGGGCTGCTCGCGGTGCTCCTCTACTTCGCGGTCGGCGTGGCAGGCGTCCCCGTGTTCTCGCTCGGGGTCTCCGGCCTCGTGATCTTCACCGGCGTCTCCGCCGGGTACGCCGTCTCCTTCCCGCTCGTGGCCGTCGTCGTCGGGCTCCTCGTCCGGGCGGTCCCCGCCCGCGCCGGCCAGGCCCTCCGCAGCGCGCTCGTGATGCTCGCCTGCGTGGTCGCGACGGTCTTCGTCGTGTACCCGTTGGGGATCGTCGGGCTCATGTGGCGCGCCGACCTCACCTTCGGCGCGGCCTTCACCGTCAACGCGGCTTTCGTGCCCGGCGACCTCCTCAAGTGCGTCGCCGTGGGGATCGTGGCGACCGCCGTGCTCCGCGCCTTCCCGTCCCTGGCGACCGGCTCGCGGCGACACACGTGATCGAGCTCGACTCCGTCTCGGTCTCCGTGCCCGCGAGCGCCGGGGCACGCCGAGGCCAGGACCAGCCCGACGAGGTCACGATCCTCCAGCCGACGACCCTCACGCTCACGGAGCGCTCGGTGGCCGTGATCGGCGCGAACGGCTCCGGCAAGTCGACGCTGGCCCGCCTGCTCAACGGGCTGGTCCTGCCGACCCGCGGCTACGTGCGTGTCGACGGCCTGGACACCCACGACGACGGCCGGGCGGTCCGCAGGCTCGTCGGCTTCGTGTTCTCCGACGCCGAGGCCCAGCTGGTGATGCCGACGCCCCGTGAGGACGTCGCCCTGTCGGTGCGCCGGACCGGCGTCGAGCGCTCCCGGCGTGCGGAGCGGGTCGAGGAGGTGCTGGCCTCGGTCGGCCTCCTGCACCTCGCGGACGTCAGCGTGCACGCGCTCTCGGGAGGGCAGAAGCAGCTGCTGGCCCTCGCCGGGGTGCTGGCGACCGAGCCGCGCGTCCTCGTGTGCGACGAGCCGACGACGCTGCTCGACCTGCGCTGGCGCACGCACGTGACCGCGCTGCTCGGGCGCCTCGAGCAGCAGGTGGTCCACGTGACCCACGACCTCGACGCCGCGCTCCTCGCCGAGCGGGTGCTGGTCGTCGACCACGGGCGGGTCGTCGCGGACGGGGCGCCCGACGAGTCCGTGGCGGCGTACCGCGCGCTCATGGCCACCCGGGTCGGCACCACGGACGAGCCGTGACGCCAGGACCGTCGGACAGCAGCAGCGGGGTGGCGCGCCAGCCCCGCCGCCGTGCACCCCGCACCCGGTGGACGGGGCCGCTCGGCCTCTACTCCCCCGGTTCGACGTGGCTGCACCGCCTGAGCCCTGGGTGGAAGATCCTCACCCTCGCCGTGCTGTCGGTCGCGCTCACCGTGTGGCGCACGCCTGCCGTCGCCCTCACGGCGCTCGGGGTCGCCGTGCTCCTGCTCGTGGTGAGCGGGGCGCCGCTGCGCCAGACCGCACGGGCGCTGCTGCCCGTGACGCTCGTCGCGGCGCTGCTCGGGGTCTTCCAGTGGTGGTCACGCGACCTGTCCGCGGCGGTCGCCGTGTCGGGGACCCTGCTCGCCCTGGTCGTCACCGCGACCGTCGTGACGGTCACCTCGCCCGCAGACCGGGTGCTCGACACCGTCGTGCGGGCCGCCGGGCCGCTGCGTCACGTGGGGCTGTCCCCGGAGGTGGTGGGGCTCACCGTGACGCTCATGCTGCGCTCTGTCCCGCTGCTCGTCGAGCTCGCGTGGGAGGTGCGCGACGCGGCCCGGGCCCGCGGGCTCGAGCGGTCGCCGCGCGCCTACCTGGTGCCCTTCGTGCTGCGCACCGTCGCCCGCGCCCACCGCACGGGCGACGCCCTCGCCGCGCGGGGGATCGTGGACGGGGACGACGTCGAGGAGAGCCGCAGGAGGCCTAGGACCTGAGACGGGACCTCGCCGGCGGAGGACGCCCTCCAGCGGCCGCTCTTCCCCGTCAGCCCGTGGGCTCAGGTCCCGGCTCGACCGGTGCGGGGAGAGCAGGCTCGGGCGTCGAGGGCGTGAGGAACGTCGAGACGACCGTGGGGCCGTGATCGGACCACCACTCGAGGGCGTGCGGCACCGCCACGAGAAGCCCCACGACCATCCCGACACGCACCAGACCGCCCACCAAGGTTCGTCCTCGGCGCTGGTCGCGCTT
This genomic interval carries:
- a CDS encoding biotin transporter BioY, translated to MSGTTTGPTEEQPAPLGERRGLTRSSTATDVALVATFAALLAVCSFLSIGIGPVPITLQTFAVLLCGAVLGPWRGLLAVLLYFAVGVAGVPVFSLGVSGLVIFTGVSAGYAVSFPLVAVVVGLLVRAVPARAGQALRSALVMLACVVATVFVVYPLGIVGLMWRADLTFGAAFTVNAAFVPGDLLKCVAVGIVATAVLRAFPSLATGSRRHT
- a CDS encoding energy-coupling factor ABC transporter ATP-binding protein translates to MIELDSVSVSVPASAGARRGQDQPDEVTILQPTTLTLTERSVAVIGANGSGKSTLARLLNGLVLPTRGYVRVDGLDTHDDGRAVRRLVGFVFSDAEAQLVMPTPREDVALSVRRTGVERSRRAERVEEVLASVGLLHLADVSVHALSGGQKQLLALAGVLATEPRVLVCDEPTTLLDLRWRTHVTALLGRLEQQVVHVTHDLDAALLAERVLVVDHGRVVADGAPDESVAAYRALMATRVGTTDEP
- a CDS encoding energy-coupling factor transporter transmembrane component T family protein; its protein translation is MTPGPSDSSSGVARQPRRRAPRTRWTGPLGLYSPGSTWLHRLSPGWKILTLAVLSVALTVWRTPAVALTALGVAVLLLVVSGAPLRQTARALLPVTLVAALLGVFQWWSRDLSAAVAVSGTLLALVVTATVVTVTSPADRVLDTVVRAAGPLRHVGLSPEVVGLTVTLMLRSVPLLVELAWEVRDAARARGLERSPRAYLVPFVLRTVARAHRTGDALAARGIVDGDDVEESRRRPRT